One Actinoplanes missouriensis 431 DNA segment encodes these proteins:
- a CDS encoding ribose-phosphate diphosphokinase: protein MGSIVAENRKSLMLFSGRGFPELAEEIGQVLGVAPTPSDSYEFANGEIFVRFKDSVRGSDAFVVQSVTEGVNRWVMETLIMIDALKRGSAKRITVVLPFYPYSRQDKKHRGREPISARLVADLLKTAGANRILTVDLHTAQIQGFFDGPVDHLFAMDILADYVQKKFAGRPMTVVAPDSGRVRVAERWTDRLGGCPLAFIHKTRDPLKPNQVVANRVVGEVEGRVCLIVDDMIDTGGTITKAADILFEEGAADVIVASTHALLSDPATERLKNSRISELVVTNTLPLSPEKRLDKITVLSIAPLLARAIREVFDDGSVTTLFGGLS, encoded by the coding sequence ATGGGCAGCATCGTCGCCGAGAACCGTAAGAGTTTGATGCTCTTCTCCGGCCGGGGATTCCCGGAACTGGCGGAGGAGATCGGACAGGTGCTCGGCGTCGCGCCGACGCCCTCGGACTCGTACGAGTTCGCCAATGGTGAGATCTTCGTCCGGTTCAAGGATTCGGTTCGCGGGTCCGACGCCTTCGTGGTCCAGTCGGTCACCGAGGGCGTGAACCGGTGGGTCATGGAGACCCTGATCATGATCGACGCGCTGAAGCGCGGGTCGGCGAAGCGGATCACCGTGGTCCTGCCGTTCTACCCGTACTCGCGGCAGGACAAGAAGCACCGCGGCCGGGAGCCGATCTCCGCCCGTCTGGTGGCGGACCTGCTGAAGACCGCCGGCGCGAACCGGATCCTCACGGTCGACCTGCACACCGCGCAGATCCAGGGCTTCTTCGACGGCCCGGTGGACCACCTGTTCGCGATGGACATCCTGGCCGACTACGTGCAGAAGAAGTTCGCCGGCCGCCCGATGACCGTGGTGGCGCCGGACTCCGGCCGGGTGCGGGTCGCCGAGCGGTGGACCGACCGGCTGGGTGGCTGCCCGCTGGCCTTCATCCACAAGACCCGTGACCCGCTGAAGCCGAACCAGGTGGTGGCGAACCGCGTGGTCGGCGAGGTCGAGGGCCGGGTCTGCCTGATCGTCGACGACATGATCGACACCGGCGGCACGATCACCAAGGCGGCGGACATCCTCTTCGAGGAGGGCGCGGCCGACGTGATCGTGGCGTCCACCCACGCGCTGCTCTCCGACCCGGCGACCGAGCGCCTGAAGAACAGCCGGATCAGCGAGCTGGTGGTGACGAACACGCTGCCGCTCTCACCGGAGAAGCGGCTCGACAAGATCACTGTGTTGTCGATCGCGCCGCTGCTGGCTCGCGCGATCCGTGAGGTGTTCGACGACGGCTCGGTGACCACTTTGTTCGGTGGCCTCAGCTGA
- the glmU gene encoding bifunctional UDP-N-acetylglucosamine diphosphorylase/glucosamine-1-phosphate N-acetyltransferase GlmU: MSQAPSRTVVVLAAGEGKRMKSATPKVLQPLLGRTLLGHVLAVASAIRTDRTLVVVGHKADQVGAFLAEAAPEATPVLQAEQNGTGHAVRIALDAAPELTGTVVVLSGDVPLLRPETVEALLATHERAGAAATVLGAEVADPTGLGRLVRDAEGNLERIVEQKDATDEQRRIREINSGIYAFDAVLLREALSKLSTDNAQGEEYLTDVFGILAGQGHPVAVEIAEFAYETLGCNDRAELSRLRVLMRDRVNDAWMRSGVLLLDPATTWIDVTATLEPDAVVDQNSQISGTSSVATGAVIGPDTTLVDTVVAEGATVLRTHAIGAEIGPAATVGPYSYLRPGTRLARKSKVGGFVETKNAQLGEGAKVPHLSYVGDASIGASANIGAGTIFANYDGVRKSRTTVGEAAFVGSDTVLIAPVTIGPGAYVAAGSAIAKDVPAGDLGVTRAQQRNVEGWTERRRPGTVSAKAAARAADITPEQD; encoded by the coding sequence GTGAGCCAGGCCCCCAGCCGTACCGTTGTCGTCCTCGCCGCTGGTGAGGGGAAGCGGATGAAGTCCGCGACGCCCAAGGTTCTTCAGCCGCTGCTCGGGCGCACCCTGCTGGGGCACGTCCTGGCCGTCGCGTCGGCGATCCGGACCGACCGCACCCTCGTCGTCGTCGGGCACAAGGCCGACCAGGTCGGCGCCTTCCTCGCCGAGGCCGCGCCGGAGGCCACCCCGGTGCTGCAGGCCGAGCAGAACGGCACCGGCCACGCCGTGCGCATCGCCCTGGATGCGGCGCCCGAGCTGACCGGCACCGTCGTGGTGCTCAGCGGCGACGTGCCGCTGCTGCGCCCGGAGACGGTCGAGGCGCTGCTCGCCACCCATGAGCGGGCCGGCGCGGCGGCGACCGTGCTGGGCGCCGAGGTCGCCGACCCGACAGGTCTCGGGCGGCTGGTCCGGGACGCGGAGGGCAACCTGGAACGGATCGTCGAGCAGAAGGACGCCACCGACGAGCAGCGGCGGATCCGGGAGATCAACTCCGGGATCTACGCGTTCGACGCGGTGCTGCTGCGCGAGGCGCTGAGCAAGTTGTCGACCGACAACGCGCAGGGCGAGGAGTACCTCACGGACGTCTTCGGGATCCTGGCCGGCCAGGGGCACCCGGTCGCGGTCGAGATCGCCGAGTTCGCGTACGAGACGCTCGGCTGCAACGACCGTGCCGAGCTCTCCCGGCTGCGGGTGCTGATGCGCGATCGGGTGAACGACGCCTGGATGCGGTCCGGCGTGCTGCTGCTGGACCCGGCGACCACCTGGATCGACGTGACCGCCACCCTCGAGCCGGACGCCGTGGTCGACCAGAACTCGCAGATCTCGGGCACCTCGTCGGTGGCGACCGGCGCGGTGATCGGCCCGGACACCACGCTGGTGGACACGGTGGTCGCCGAGGGCGCCACGGTGCTGCGGACGCACGCGATCGGCGCGGAGATCGGGCCGGCGGCGACCGTGGGGCCGTACTCGTACCTGCGGCCGGGCACCAGGCTGGCGCGCAAGTCCAAGGTCGGCGGTTTCGTCGAGACCAAGAACGCCCAGCTCGGCGAGGGCGCGAAGGTGCCGCACCTGTCCTATGTCGGTGACGCCTCGATCGGCGCGAGCGCGAACATCGGCGCCGGTACGATCTTCGCGAACTACGACGGGGTCCGGAAGAGCCGGACCACGGTCGGCGAGGCCGCGTTCGTCGGCTCGGACACGGTCCTCATCGCGCCGGTGACGATCGGCCCGGGGGCGTACGTGGCGGCAGGCAGCGCGATCGCCAAGGACGTTCCGGCCGGTGACCTCGGTGTGACCCGCGCGCAGCAGCGCAACGTGGAAGGCTGGACCGAGCGCCGCCGTCCCGGGACGGTGTCCGCGAAAGCCGCGGCACGGGCTGCGGATATCACCCCTGAGCAGGACTGA
- a CDS encoding TetR/AcrR family transcriptional regulator, with product MPAAQRREQLIAIGRQLFAERGFDATSVEEVASRAKVSKPVVYEHFGGKEGLYAVVVDREVRTLLDRIAAALTAGHPRELLEQAALALLDYIDDEPHGFRVLVRESPVLSAAGNFSSVMNDIAHQVEHILGAEFKSRGIDPKFAELYSQALVGMVALVGQWWREAQRPKKEMVAAHLVNLAWNGLSHLETKPGLLTRKMR from the coding sequence ATGCCGGCCGCTCAGCGCCGTGAGCAGCTGATCGCGATAGGACGGCAGCTCTTCGCCGAGCGGGGCTTCGACGCGACGAGCGTCGAGGAGGTGGCGTCCCGGGCGAAGGTGTCGAAGCCGGTCGTCTACGAGCACTTCGGCGGCAAGGAGGGCCTGTACGCGGTGGTCGTCGACCGTGAGGTGCGGACGCTGCTCGACCGGATCGCCGCGGCGCTGACCGCCGGACATCCCCGGGAGCTGCTGGAACAGGCGGCGCTCGCGCTGCTCGACTACATCGACGACGAGCCGCACGGGTTTCGGGTGCTGGTTCGCGAGTCGCCGGTGCTCTCCGCCGCGGGCAACTTCTCCAGCGTCATGAACGACATCGCGCACCAGGTGGAGCACATCCTCGGCGCCGAGTTCAAGAGCCGGGGCATCGACCCGAAGTTCGCCGAGCTCTACTCACAGGCGCTGGTCGGGATGGTGGCGCTGGTCGGCCAGTGGTGGCGGGAGGCGCAGCGGCCGAAGAAGGAGATGGTCGCCGCGCACCTGGTCAACCTGGCCTGGAACGGCCTGTCCCACCTGGAGACCAAGCCGGGCCTGCTGACCCGCAAGATGCGGTGA
- a CDS encoding DUF4383 domain-containing protein, translating into MASHIPVNHPLRPIYRIVGFLVGAYLVVFGVLGAIQTAGEPFANETGIRVLGQETNMLSSIIHIVVGGLVLAGTAIGKNLDVAVDKYLGWALLVIGSYALATIRTDANFFGYSMSTVIVTYLAGLLLITVSLYSKVVPESQAGAPRQVREGRTA; encoded by the coding sequence ATGGCCTCGCACATTCCGGTCAACCATCCCCTGCGGCCGATCTACCGGATCGTTGGCTTCCTCGTCGGCGCCTACCTCGTGGTCTTCGGCGTCCTGGGCGCGATCCAGACCGCCGGGGAGCCGTTCGCGAACGAGACGGGCATCCGGGTCCTCGGCCAGGAGACCAACATGCTCTCGTCGATCATTCACATCGTGGTCGGCGGCCTCGTGCTCGCCGGCACGGCGATCGGCAAGAACCTCGACGTCGCGGTCGACAAGTACCTCGGCTGGGCGCTGCTGGTGATCGGCAGTTACGCGCTGGCCACCATCCGCACCGACGCCAACTTCTTCGGTTACAGCATGTCCACGGTGATCGTGACCTACCTGGCCGGGCTGCTGCTGATCACGGTCAGCCTGTACAGCAAGGTCGTCCCGGAGTCGCAGGCCGGCGCGCCGCGCCAGGTCCGCGAGGGACGCACCGCCTGA
- a CDS encoding ABC-F family ATP-binding cassette domain-containing protein, whose protein sequence is MANIINLDRVNKGYGAAGQLLTDVSLGLDDDARIGIVGLNGAGKSTLLRMIAKIEEPDSGRVTHRRDLRVATLPQNLALDADLTVRDVVLGTAWLAEGMGAEHEWAGDAGVRTILDGLGMGYLGLETPVGPMSGGERRRVALAALLVRDSDLLILDEPTNHLDVAGVDWLAKHLLTRRGALLVVTHDRWFLDEVCTATWEVVDEQVHAYEGGYAAWTLARAERQRVAAAVEARRQNLLRKEIAWLRRGPPARTSKPKFRIDAANELIADVPPVRDTVSLQRLATTRLGKQVYDLEQVDLDAGPKPIFKNLTFQVGPGDRIAILGANGAGKTTLLRLLAGVTKPDGGRLVTGSTVRPAFLSQELKELPGHLRLLEAVEEVAKRVKLGDRELSAGQLAEVFGFTDKRIWTPVSDLSGGERRRLQMLRLLATEPNVLLLDEPTNDLDTDTLASLEDLLDSWPGTMVVASHDRYLVERVTDQVYAMFGDGRLVHLPGGIDEYLARVTQPGPPAVPGKEAQAAPAAPGLSAGELRQARKDLSRLERQMDKLAEKESKINEKLAEHGSDYEKIVEFEAQLKAVRDEKDQAEMEWLELAEKVGDS, encoded by the coding sequence GTGGCCAACATCATCAACCTGGACCGGGTCAACAAGGGTTACGGCGCCGCCGGTCAGCTGCTCACCGACGTTTCTCTCGGCCTGGACGACGACGCCCGCATCGGCATCGTCGGCCTCAACGGCGCGGGCAAGTCCACCCTCCTTCGCATGATCGCGAAAATCGAGGAGCCGGACTCCGGCCGGGTCACCCACCGCCGCGACCTGCGGGTCGCGACGCTGCCGCAGAACCTCGCCCTCGACGCCGACCTCACCGTGCGTGACGTCGTGCTCGGCACCGCCTGGCTCGCCGAGGGCATGGGCGCCGAGCACGAGTGGGCCGGCGACGCCGGGGTCCGCACGATCCTCGACGGCCTCGGCATGGGTTACCTGGGTCTGGAAACCCCGGTCGGGCCGATGTCCGGTGGCGAGCGCCGCCGGGTCGCCCTCGCCGCGCTGCTGGTCCGAGACAGCGACCTGCTGATCCTCGACGAGCCCACCAACCACCTCGACGTGGCGGGTGTCGACTGGCTCGCCAAGCACCTGCTCACCCGGCGCGGCGCGCTGCTCGTGGTCACCCACGACCGGTGGTTCCTCGACGAGGTGTGCACCGCGACCTGGGAGGTCGTGGACGAGCAGGTGCATGCGTACGAGGGTGGTTACGCCGCCTGGACGCTGGCGCGCGCCGAGCGGCAGCGGGTCGCCGCCGCGGTCGAGGCCCGCCGGCAGAACCTGCTCCGCAAGGAGATCGCCTGGCTGCGCCGGGGCCCGCCGGCCCGGACCTCGAAGCCGAAATTCCGGATCGACGCGGCGAACGAGCTGATCGCCGACGTCCCGCCGGTGCGCGACACGGTCAGCCTGCAGCGCCTGGCAACCACCCGGCTCGGCAAGCAGGTCTACGACCTGGAGCAGGTCGACCTGGACGCCGGCCCCAAGCCGATCTTCAAGAACCTCACGTTCCAGGTCGGCCCGGGTGACCGGATCGCGATCCTGGGCGCCAACGGCGCGGGCAAGACGACGCTGCTGCGACTTCTGGCGGGCGTCACCAAGCCGGACGGCGGGCGTCTGGTCACCGGCTCGACGGTCCGCCCCGCGTTCCTCTCCCAGGAGCTCAAGGAGCTGCCCGGGCACCTGCGCCTGCTGGAGGCGGTGGAGGAGGTCGCCAAGCGGGTGAAACTGGGCGACCGGGAGCTCTCCGCGGGTCAGCTCGCCGAGGTGTTCGGCTTCACCGACAAGCGGATCTGGACGCCGGTCAGCGACCTCTCCGGCGGTGAGCGCCGGCGCCTGCAGATGCTGCGCCTGCTCGCCACCGAGCCGAACGTGCTGCTGCTCGACGAGCCGACGAACGACCTGGACACCGACACCCTGGCCTCGCTGGAGGACCTGCTCGACTCCTGGCCGGGCACGATGGTGGTGGCCAGCCACGACCGTTACCTCGTGGAGCGGGTGACCGACCAGGTCTACGCGATGTTCGGCGACGGCCGCCTCGTGCACCTTCCGGGTGGCATCGACGAGTACCTCGCACGGGTGACACAGCCGGGCCCCCCGGCCGTACCCGGGAAGGAAGCGCAAGCGGCCCCGGCCGCGCCGGGCCTCTCCGCGGGTGAGTTGCGCCAGGCTCGCAAGGATCTTTCCCGGCTGGAGCGCCAGATGGACAAGCTGGCCGAGAAGGAATCCAAGATCAACGAAAAGCTGGCCGAGCACGGCAGCGACTACGAGAAGATCGTGGAGTTCGAGGCGCAGTTGAAGGCCGTGCGGGACGAGAAGGACCAGGCCGAGATGGAGTGGCTCGAACTCGCGGAAAAGGTGGGGGATAGCTGA
- a CDS encoding 4-(cytidine 5'-diphospho)-2-C-methyl-D-erythritol kinase encodes MTEAWGPDDEGPRPHPGPVRVRVPAKINLHLGVGPLRPDGYHELNTVYHAIGLFDELTARRGDTLTLTMEGVGTGELALDESNLIIRAARALAARARVPAFARLHLRKSIPLAGGLAGGSADAAAALIACDVLWGLGMSRDELAEVGAQLGSDVPFLLHGGTALGTGHGEAVSPILARPTAWHWVVAIADGGLSTPAVYRELDSLRDGSWPPAPLSGPDQLMAALRQRDPEVLGAALGNDLQAAALSLRPQLADVLKAGHEAGAIAGIVSGSGPTCVFLAADAGHAQQVAAGLNAAGVCREAVTARGPQPGARVI; translated from the coding sequence GTGACCGAGGCGTGGGGACCGGACGACGAGGGGCCGCGTCCGCATCCCGGACCCGTGCGGGTGCGGGTGCCGGCCAAGATCAATCTCCATCTCGGTGTGGGGCCGCTGCGCCCGGACGGCTATCACGAGCTGAACACCGTCTATCACGCGATCGGGCTCTTCGACGAGCTCACCGCGCGGCGGGGCGACACGCTGACGCTGACCATGGAGGGCGTCGGGACCGGCGAGCTCGCGCTGGACGAGAGCAACCTGATCATCCGGGCCGCCCGGGCGCTCGCCGCGCGGGCGCGGGTCCCGGCCTTCGCCCGGCTGCACCTGCGCAAGTCGATCCCGCTCGCCGGTGGCCTGGCCGGTGGGAGCGCCGACGCGGCCGCCGCGCTCATCGCGTGTGACGTGCTCTGGGGCCTGGGCATGTCCCGGGACGAGCTCGCCGAGGTCGGCGCGCAGCTCGGGTCGGACGTGCCGTTCCTGCTGCACGGCGGCACCGCGCTCGGCACCGGCCACGGCGAGGCGGTCAGCCCGATCCTGGCCCGGCCCACCGCGTGGCACTGGGTGGTCGCGATCGCCGACGGCGGCCTCTCCACCCCGGCGGTCTACCGTGAGCTCGACTCCCTGCGCGACGGCTCCTGGCCGCCGGCCCCGCTCAGCGGTCCGGACCAACTGATGGCCGCACTGCGCCAGCGCGACCCGGAGGTGCTCGGCGCCGCGCTCGGCAACGACCTGCAGGCCGCCGCCCTGTCGCTCCGCCCGCAGCTCGCCGACGTGCTGAAAGCCGGTCACGAGGCGGGCGCGATCGCGGGCATCGTCTCCGGTTCCGGGCCGACGTGTGTCTTCCTCGCCGCCGACGCCGGGCACGCCCAGCAGGTCGCGGCCGGGCTGAACGCGGCGGGGGTGTGCCGGGAGGCGGTCACCGCGCGCGGGCCGCAGCCCGGAGCGCGGGTAATCTAG
- the rsmA gene encoding 16S rRNA (adenine(1518)-N(6)/adenine(1519)-N(6))-dimethyltransferase RsmA has product MADTLLGPAEIRELAARLGVAPTKKLGQNFLHDPNTIRRIVAAAALRPDDVALEVGPGLGSLTLGLVGAVRHVHAVEIDPTLAAALPETVRATHLTVHPADALRVTGDWFDPAPTMLVANLPYNVAVPVVLHLLAELPTLRGGLVMVQKEVADRLVAGPGSKVYGVPSVKLAWYAEAKSAGKVPPAVFWPVPNVDSGLVAFTRREPPAGATRTDVFAVIDAAFAQRRKTLRAALAGWAGGADRAEQVLRTAGISPQARGESLTVEQFAAIAAAAKVSAPGGKLSPSTEMEVDS; this is encoded by the coding sequence ATGGCTGACACCCTTCTCGGCCCGGCGGAGATCCGGGAACTCGCCGCACGCCTCGGCGTCGCGCCGACCAAGAAGCTCGGCCAGAACTTCCTGCACGATCCGAACACCATCCGGCGGATCGTGGCGGCGGCCGCCCTGCGCCCCGACGACGTCGCCCTGGAGGTCGGCCCCGGCCTCGGGTCGCTGACGCTGGGCCTGGTCGGCGCGGTGCGGCACGTGCACGCCGTGGAGATCGACCCGACCCTGGCGGCGGCACTGCCGGAGACGGTACGGGCGACGCACCTCACCGTTCACCCGGCCGACGCGCTGCGGGTGACCGGCGACTGGTTCGACCCGGCCCCGACCATGCTCGTCGCGAACCTGCCCTACAACGTGGCCGTCCCGGTCGTCCTGCACCTGCTCGCTGAGCTGCCCACCCTGCGCGGCGGCCTGGTCATGGTGCAGAAGGAGGTCGCCGACCGCCTGGTCGCCGGGCCCGGCTCGAAGGTGTACGGGGTCCCGTCCGTGAAGCTCGCCTGGTACGCCGAGGCGAAATCGGCGGGCAAGGTGCCGCCCGCGGTGTTCTGGCCGGTGCCCAACGTGGATTCCGGGCTTGTCGCGTTCACCCGCCGCGAGCCGCCGGCCGGCGCCACCCGCACGGACGTCTTCGCGGTGATCGACGCGGCGTTCGCCCAGCGCCGCAAGACGCTGCGGGCCGCGCTCGCCGGCTGGGCGGGCGGAGCGGACCGGGCCGAGCAGGTGCTCCGGACGGCGGGAATCAGCCCGCAGGCCCGCGGTGAGTCGCTCACGGTGGAGCAGTTCGCCGCGATCGCGGCGGCGGCGAAAGTGTCGGCGCCCGGCGGTAAGCTCAGCCCGTCGACTGAGATGGAGGTGGACTCATGA
- a CDS encoding TatD family hydrolase yields MSHMSSASSPSSSSPSESRRAKAARRAGEFPPAPEPLAIPVFDSHTHLDLTVQEAGVPDGSGGDPVEALIAAAAKSGVDRLVQVGVDVDSSRWSAEAAEKYPSVLAAVALHPNEAPRLSDLDEALREIEALAGRPRVRGIGETGMDTFRTGDEGRVAQEESFRAHIAIAKRHGKALIIHDRDAHDDVLRILDSEGAPDTVVLHCFSGDATFAAECVRRGYYLSFAGTVTFASAGNLREAAAITPPEQMMVETDAPYLTPVPYRGRPNASYLIPITVRALAAAQGVDADELCATISATGDRVFGGWA; encoded by the coding sequence ATGTCTCACATGTCTTCTGCCTCTTCGCCGTCGTCCTCGTCGCCCTCCGAGTCGCGCCGGGCGAAAGCCGCCCGCCGGGCCGGCGAGTTCCCGCCGGCGCCCGAGCCGCTCGCGATCCCGGTCTTCGACAGCCACACCCACCTCGACCTGACCGTGCAGGAGGCGGGCGTGCCGGACGGCTCCGGCGGTGACCCGGTGGAGGCGCTGATCGCCGCCGCCGCGAAGAGCGGGGTGGACCGGCTCGTGCAGGTGGGCGTCGACGTCGACTCGTCCCGCTGGAGCGCCGAAGCTGCCGAGAAATACCCGTCGGTGCTCGCCGCCGTCGCGCTCCACCCGAACGAGGCGCCCCGGCTGTCCGATCTGGACGAGGCGCTGCGCGAGATCGAGGCGCTGGCCGGCCGGCCGCGGGTGCGGGGCATCGGGGAGACCGGGATGGACACGTTCCGCACCGGTGACGAGGGCCGGGTCGCGCAGGAGGAGAGCTTCCGGGCGCACATCGCGATCGCGAAGCGGCACGGCAAGGCGCTGATCATCCACGACCGGGACGCGCACGACGACGTGCTGCGGATCCTCGACTCCGAGGGCGCGCCGGACACCGTCGTCCTGCACTGCTTCTCCGGTGACGCGACGTTCGCCGCCGAATGCGTGCGCCGCGGGTATTACCTGAGCTTCGCCGGGACGGTCACCTTCGCGAGCGCCGGCAACCTGCGGGAGGCGGCCGCCATCACCCCGCCGGAGCAGATGATGGTGGAGACCGACGCGCCCTATCTCACCCCGGTGCCGTACCGGGGGCGGCCGAACGCGTCCTACCTGATCCCGATCACCGTGCGGGCGCTGGCGGCGGCCCAGGGAGTGGACGCCGACGAGCTCTGCGCGACGATCTCCGCGACCGGGGACCGGGTGTTCGGAGGCTGGGCCTGA
- the metG gene encoding methionine--tRNA ligase yields the protein MSHVLAAVAWPYANGPRHIGHVSGFGVPSDVFSRYMRMAGHDVLMVSGTDEHGTPIQVQADADGVTPRELADRYNRVIVEDLHGLGLSYDLFTRTTTRNHYAVVQDLFEGLFANGYIVARTTLGAISPSTGRTLPDRYIEGTCPICGYDSARGDQCDNCGNQLDPEQLINPRSRINGETPQFVETEHFFLDLPAFAEAIGGWLDRRENWRPNVLKFSRNLLDDLQPRAITRDLEWGVPIPLDGWRDRNDKRIYVWFDAVIGYLSASIEWARRTGDPEAWRKWWSADGEGKDASAYYFMGKDNIVFHSVIWPALLLGYSGEGDKGGQPGDLGKLNLPTEVVSSEYLTMEGKKFSSSRRVVIYVRDFLERYDADALRYFIAAAGPESNDTDFTWAEFVRRNNDELVAGWGNLVNRSISMAAKNFGAIPPAVDLTPEDLALLEVARNGFATVGELIGKHRQKAAIGEAMRVVAEANKYLSEQAPWKLKDESQKERQGTVLHVALQVVSDANTLLTPFLPHSAQKVFELLGGTGVHAPMPEIVEVDDLDGGPAYPVLMGDYTTGARWESRPLVAGTPLAAPKPVFRKLEPSVVDEELARLGEGS from the coding sequence ATGAGTCACGTTCTCGCCGCGGTTGCCTGGCCATACGCCAACGGCCCGCGCCACATCGGTCATGTTTCCGGCTTCGGGGTGCCGTCCGACGTCTTCAGCCGGTACATGCGCATGGCCGGCCACGACGTGCTCATGGTCTCCGGCACCGACGAGCACGGCACCCCGATCCAGGTGCAGGCCGACGCCGACGGGGTCACCCCGCGTGAGCTCGCCGACCGCTACAACCGGGTGATCGTGGAGGACCTGCACGGGCTCGGCCTCTCCTACGACCTGTTCACCCGGACCACCACGCGCAACCACTACGCCGTGGTGCAGGACCTGTTCGAGGGGCTGTTCGCGAACGGGTACATCGTCGCCCGCACCACGCTCGGCGCGATCTCGCCGTCCACCGGCCGCACCCTGCCCGACCGCTACATCGAGGGCACCTGCCCGATCTGCGGTTACGACAGCGCCCGTGGCGACCAGTGCGACAACTGCGGCAACCAGCTCGACCCGGAGCAGCTGATCAACCCGCGCTCGCGGATCAACGGGGAGACCCCGCAGTTCGTCGAGACCGAGCACTTCTTCCTGGACCTGCCGGCGTTCGCCGAGGCGATCGGCGGCTGGCTGGACCGCCGGGAGAACTGGCGGCCCAACGTCCTGAAGTTCTCCCGCAACCTGCTCGACGACCTGCAGCCCCGGGCGATCACCCGGGACCTGGAGTGGGGCGTGCCGATCCCGCTCGACGGCTGGCGGGACCGCAACGACAAGCGCATCTACGTCTGGTTCGACGCGGTCATCGGTTACCTGTCGGCCTCGATCGAGTGGGCCCGGCGCACCGGCGACCCGGAGGCCTGGCGCAAGTGGTGGTCGGCGGACGGCGAGGGCAAGGACGCCTCGGCCTACTACTTCATGGGCAAGGACAACATCGTCTTCCACTCGGTGATCTGGCCGGCGCTGCTGCTCGGTTACTCCGGCGAGGGCGACAAGGGCGGCCAGCCGGGCGACCTCGGCAAGCTGAACCTGCCGACCGAGGTGGTCTCCAGTGAGTACCTGACGATGGAGGGCAAGAAGTTCTCCTCGTCGCGCCGGGTCGTCATCTACGTGCGGGACTTCCTGGAGCGCTACGACGCCGACGCGCTGCGGTACTTCATCGCGGCCGCCGGTCCGGAGTCGAACGACACCGACTTCACCTGGGCCGAGTTCGTCCGGCGCAACAACGACGAGCTGGTCGCCGGCTGGGGCAACCTGGTCAACCGGTCGATCTCGATGGCGGCGAAGAACTTCGGCGCCATTCCACCGGCCGTCGATCTGACGCCGGAGGACCTCGCGCTGCTGGAGGTCGCCCGCAACGGGTTCGCCACGGTCGGCGAGCTGATCGGCAAGCACCGGCAGAAGGCGGCGATCGGCGAGGCGATGCGGGTGGTCGCCGAGGCGAACAAGTACCTGTCCGAGCAGGCGCCGTGGAAGCTCAAGGACGAGTCGCAGAAGGAGCGTCAGGGCACCGTCCTGCACGTCGCGCTGCAGGTGGTGAGCGACGCGAACACGCTGCTCACGCCGTTCCTGCCGCACTCCGCGCAGAAGGTCTTCGAGCTGCTCGGCGGCACCGGCGTGCATGCGCCGATGCCCGAGATCGTCGAGGTCGACGACCTGGACGGCGGCCCGGCCTACCCGGTGCTGATGGGTGATTACACGACGGGCGCTCGCTGGGAGTCGCGGCCGCTGGTGGCGGGCACCCCGCTCGCCGCGCCGAAGCCGGTCTTCCGCAAGCTCGAGCCGTCGGTCGTCGACGAGGAACTGGCCCGCCTCGGCGAAGGCTCCTGA